From the Hevea brasiliensis isolate MT/VB/25A 57/8 chromosome 13, ASM3005281v1, whole genome shotgun sequence genome, the window tttacaccttttgtctttatccctttagagaccatttttagggcaaagcttgaggggatatataagcatcatattctcatttttactataaggagaaagagagagaaaaatcaaaaaaagaaggaaagaaagaaccATGCCATTTTTTGAGGAAAGACACCTGTAGAATGACGTTTCCAGcttccattttcagagatttAGATTCTTTTCTTCtaggttcttttatttttaatcttattttcatgttttctagCTTTGTTTCATATTTTCTATTTGTAAATATAAGCATGAGTAAGCAAatacttaagatttcagagtttggtgtaatgatttaagttttatttgtagATTTAGACTGGTTTTAAccagattttagtatatataagttttgatttTTATCTTGTGTGTTTATTTATATACCCATTGTTGGTACCCTTTGAATTTTGTTATTAATAGTAGATTGAAGGACCGATAGGTGAAAATCTataatagataatcaagataatgaacttaattaCCTAGCATTAGAAATAAACTAATGagttaagaggaatttcaagttgattaatgtgcttaaagggttttggaTAATTAAACATCGCATAAGAATGGAGTTTAGTTTCTTTTgaaacactctttagtttgcttgaaagagaaattaaacgAAATCATAATCAACTTcccttcaaacttgtatttcccttaatcttggttttgcctatccaaatcctAATGAAATTTACTTCATAAATCTCAACTCTGAAATCAATTttgccattaattaattaaatctttagttACTTGCTGAAATCTAatagtaaattagtatagtgcttagaaatttaattgcttattttattataatttctttACTTTCCCAATTTAATTTGCTACATTTATTACTTTACTTTTTGGCACACATTATCGATTGCTCAAATAatcgtgacttttatagtttggtactcaaacaacaaatctctgtgggacgatattttttttttactacttgaacgacctgtATACTTGCGGAGTACACATCAATAATCTCAATACTCCCCCCTCAAGCGCAATCATATGATTATTACTTGGTAATTAGTTTATATTTTTAACCAAATACGGGCTCAAATATATAACCTTAGGTATGAAACCCACAACTCAACTTGGACTCTAATACTATGTTAAATTTGGAGAGAGTATTgattaaattacaatttaattcagACTTAGACTTATATAAgtgattatattattttatacatCAAAACGATTAGCCAAGTTAATATTACAATCTAACCTCTTATACTTATCATTTTATGTTTATATTTTCCTGATGTGAGATTTATAATCCCAACAATATCTAAGGCCAAACTCAAAAACAAACCAActctcaattaaaaaaaattctaaaattatcaGATAACATACTCAATTTATCAACCCAACAAGCAAAGAAGGAAGACCTTCTCCATCGCCATTGCTTAAGTGCATATTGATACAAAGCGAGCATAAGGAGACGGTAATAGAGGGAAACTCAACCAAACTAAAGCACATGTAGACTAAAAGCCATCCCAAAAATAGAGATCCCAAACACTAAATCAAATCAGGGATACCTACAGGTCAGAAAGGCAGGCACATGTCGAGCTAGTGATATAGGACCACGTAAACGCTGGCAAAGCTTGGAAAGGCCTAGCATCACTTAGGCTCCTTACTCACATATAGTTAAAGAGATCGGAACCTAGCAGCCAAACGATCTGTATTGAAAGCACCTTTGAGATGCTAGCTGAATGGGGAGATTCCAGAAAACTAATACTGGAACTTCATAAGAAGCAGATCCTATCACAATCCCTCTCTCATCAGCATTAGTTTTGCACTATAAAATAAAAACTAAACCAACTATTCACAACCCAAAATCGAGATGGGGAGGGATGAACCTGTCTCTGGTATGGGGATGAGCTGTCCCCTCCCACTCAAGAAGAGCAAGGGAAGGTGGTCAACAGCAGCTCAACGAAACCAATTAATATTTCAAGTCAGGCCATCAGGGATCACATATGCTTCGCTCTTAATTGGATAGGTAACTTAATTTGGCTACGGCAATTTTTTTTTGCCAttaatatccttttttttttttgacacgtcactctaatttattttaatttaaaattaaaatgatgttaaaattaattgaaattaaataaattataattaattttaaactaaattaaaattaattaattcaatttagcaTGATTtctgaattaaaattatttttgaaattgtcatctaaattagatcaaaattatactaaaacaataaaaaattaaaatcaacttaaacaaACATCCAATTTAAGTTCTCCCTCTTAAAAAAAGTtatttcatgaaaaaaaaaaaaaatccaattcaAGGCCTAGCCCGGGACCGGGCTTTGGAACTGTCCATTTATTCTCCATGCAGAAGCCTTTGGTACGAGGAATTTTACGCGCGGAGGGAACCTGTGACCCCTCTCCTCTCCTGGATGGCTTCGTAGAAGATTCTTGAAGATGTAATCATTGTCATTTACTGATGTTGATGGATTGAATATTTATTGAATAATGAAAATTAACGAATAAATCTGGTAAAATAACGTATAAAAAAAACCCAATTATAATACTAATATAcaggttaattttttttatatgggaCCATCTCCATCAATAATTTACGTCGGATCCAGATGCAATTTAAATTAGAAGAAAAAGGCTGGGAAAAATGTTATTATTGTGGTATGTCAATTCTCCAAAACGACAGCGGCAGTCTCTCTGTCTGGAATCTGTACTTTGCCTTTCTTTGACGGTCGAAATTGAGCTGTAACTGTGCAATGATAATTTCCCGAAACTTATTCACAGAAACCACATCCACATGCATCAATACAGCGGCAAACTATGGCCCACCGTTTTCCAATCAAAATGTTCTGGTAGACAGCTGCCATATCGGCGGCGAGCCACAGCCTGCGCCGCAGTTGTTTTCCAGATCATGgcttgtattatatatatataaaccataaaaataagattttaaacattttttttcttaaaaatttcaTTTATGCTAAACAAAATTCAATACTACACTTTGCGGTGCCGCCACGCGCTTTGCTTTGGATTCAGTGGGTCAAAGCAGGGGAGAGGtgcaaaataaagaaagaaagaaagaaagtggGGGTAATAGGAAAGCTGTAGCTGTACAAACCTTGTGCTCGAGAAATAATCTGGTCAGCTTTGAACAATTCCTTGAAGATTCTGCTTGTTACTTGTATACAACCACCACCTCCTTACTTCTTTATCTCCTTTTTTATCACATAGAAACCTAAACTTTtccttccctctctctctctctctctctctctctctctctctctctgatttGTCTTGCAATACTCCGTCTTTCTATTCAATCTCGCAGTTTCAACGTTTGAATGGCACCCAATCACAATACAGGTGCTCCTTCTTTGTTTTCTCTTCCTTCCTTTTAATTCCATTACTCTTTTATCTTTTGGATTCTTGATTCATTCTGTTTCTGGATTTCGATGTTCTTTCAGTCATTAATAATTGATTCGTGTATATAGGATATACCTGTTTTATTTTTCGAGATTGTTTTGTCTTTTGTTTGTTGATTCTTGAGCTTATTTCATGAGATCTTGCTTTACATGCTTCAGGTTCTGTTCACTGTTTTGAATCATATGTTGTCTTCTTGTTTTGTTCGATGAAATTACTATCCCATTTCTGGTGCTTTGGGCACGCCTTAGTTTGTTGAATTTTGTAATAATCCACATTTCACATAATTATTGGCTTTCTACTTATTATCAGAGGTTTATTAGATACGAGTGATTTGGGATCAAATCATattgaaaattttgtttcttGGTCATTAAACGTCAGTATTCTTGGTAGGGCTTATAGATTAGGCAATTGATCCAGAAAGAGTTGCTTTAGTTGTGTTTTATCAACGCCTTTTTCTCCCTTAATATGAGGAAAAAATGAACGGCGTGGTCATTAGATtggattttattaattaaatttactcTGTAAAAAACAAATTTATGATAGAAACTcccaaaatgaaaaaaaaaaaaaggaaaaatctgGCTTGGTCCAACTTTCCAATCATGATTTGCAAGGCACAACATTCTTTTTTACTTCAATTTGGTCGGGAATATTGAACCAGTTTATTCATAGTTTGTACTGATGTAAAGCAACTGCAAATGTGCAGATGATTCTAAAGATCATGCCTCAAAATTGAAAGGACGGTCTAAAGATGACATCTCGCTAGTAGTTTGCTTTGGGGAAATGTTGATAGATTTTGTGCCAACAGTTGGAGGAGTTTCACTAGCTGAAGCACCTGCTTTCAAGAAGGCTCCTGGGGGTGCACCTGCTAATGTGGCTGTTTGCATATCAAGACTAGGTGGTTCATCAGCTTTTATAGGCAAGGTGCATTTGAATAAATATAGCTTAGTCTTGTTCATTTAGCGGTTTCCTTTCCTCCTTATTGCATGCCAAACACTGGACCTTTAGTTGCTTTGTGCTTGGATTATATGTAACAGAGTGGCATGTCAGGTACTCGGCTGTTACTGCTAACTAAATGTAGACTTCCCTAATTCCAAAGGAAAAGCCACATATATGAAAATTTCATTAAATATGGTAATGAAATAGCCAATATCTGTTATATAAAATGGATATTTTGTCAATGTATTAATTGGCCATTTGGTGATATGAATGAACAAAAGAATTCGTATAATCATATTTTGTCAATTATTGTAATCTTTTGACCTGATTTTTTAGCAGCCATCCCTGAATTAGAAGTGATTCTATATCCAAATCATGGTTCTAACAAAGGTTTTTGACACATCTTGTCCACACCTGATTgtgtttttaatattttaatttttcttagattgTAATTAAAAACAAATTTTAGTTCCAATTCTATACTTTTGTTGCCTTGTTTCAATGTTCTTCTTTCTGTGATCTATGAACAATTTTGATTCCTTGCTTCTAACCATTCCTATTTCAAATTACCTGCCGTTTGTATTTCAGCTAGGTGATGATGATTTTGGCTATATGTTGGCTGACATTTTAAAACAAAACAATGTCAATCATTCTGGTGTACGATTTGATCCCAGCGCAAGGACTGCACTAGCATTTGTTACTCTCAGAGCTGATGGTGAACGTGAATTCTTATTTTTTCGTCATCCCAGTGCAGACATGCTTCTTCATGAGTCAGAACTAGATATGAATCTCCTCAAGCAGGTCTAGCTTTCTCTTTCTTCTTTTAACGAGTACTGTAGCATATTAGGTAACATAGACCAAAAGAATATACAAATTCTTGCAGGGCATCTGTCTGaaattttttcataaattatattgatTGCAGGCAAGGATCTTTCATTATGGTTCTATTAGTTTGATTGCGGAACCATGCAGGTCAGCTCATCTTGCTGCAATGAGGATTGCCAAAAGCTCTGGCAGCATCCTTTCTTATGATCCAAATTTGAGATTGGCATTATGGCCATCACCTGAGGATGCTCGAAAAGGCATAATGAGTATATGGGAACAAGCTGATGTTATTAAGGTGCATTTATTAAAACGTGTGATTTGTATATTGTTGCATAAGTGCAAATGCactagctctttttttttttttttttaaattgctgTGTGTGCTTGCCATGCATGTTCAAAGCCATCTAGGATCATCTAACTGGTACTTTTTATAACTCATTGTGATGATCTTATGAAATGGCAGATAAGTGAGGAGGAAATCACATTTTTAACTGGAGGTGATGATCCTAATGATGATAATGTGGTCTTAAAGAAGCTTTTTCATCCCAATCTGAAGCTTTTGGTTGTGACTGAAGGCTCTGAAGGCTGTAGATATTACACCAAGGTAAGCTTGTCATTATTATTTTCATATGTATGATTTCATATTAAGCATCTCTGTAAAGACAGATCCTAAATCCTAATTTTTCACATAGCTCAACCAGGTTAAAAATTGAAGAAGGTGGTTTAGTGGTTAAAAATTCAAAAAGGTAGTTTAGTGGTTGTAGAGTAGGTTTTCACTTAAGCTTCTCTCTATCGATGCGATTCAGTAGTCAGTTAAGACATCGGAggtaaaaaaggaaaagaaaaaaaaagcctTTGGGTATTTAAATGCGTGTTTCTGTATATGGAATGTGGAAGCATATGGATCAGTTTCATTATTCTTATTGTAATCCTTTGAGAAACATCTACAATGCTTGTCTTGTCAAACTATATGATGGATCAAGCTTTTTGACTGATTTTCCTCAGTAATGATGTCCTGAATTTGTGTAAAAAggcacttaaaaaaaattaaataatatggaTTGCAACTATGGGTGTTTTTATTTGTATCCTTTATAATTGGGTCTTCACTTATAATGGAATTTTCAAGAGGAATGGAAACTATCAATTGATTTACTTAGTCTATACGTGTATCCCAAGTCCACATTGGATAAGGTCAAATTTAACTGCCATTTTTCTGTAGAACTTTGCTCCTActattttcattaaaataaatagaTGAATTGTCATTTGATGGAACTTCTGAATCCAACAAATCATCATATGCGAAATTACCTTGTTCATGATGGCTACATACTGTTTGGAAAACCTGCTGTTTGCAACTTTGCATAAACCACAACTTCTTCTTTTATATGTTTTCTCTCCTCTATGACATGATTGCTTGTTTCATTAGGAAATTGACATCAACCAAACTCAATGCAGGAATTCAAGGGCAGGGTTGCTGGTGTTAAAGTGAAGCCTGTTGACACAACTGGTGCTGGTGATGCCTTTGTTGGTGGGATTCTCAGCTGCCTAGCATCTGATCTATGTCTATTGAAGGTATTGTTAGTTCTTATCACGTGAATGGAGAGTAATGATTTAGTTTTATCTTTTTTCTCCCATTGATTTCTTACAACATTATAATCTAAAAGCATTTCTTGGGAAAAGAGCAGCATAGCAATTTGTAGGAATCACTGGACATCATTTATCGTAGGCTTCTCTAGAAAGTCCTTTTCTTTAGCTGTTACGGATTTTTTTGGAGGGCTTTATGGATTACTATAGTGCTTAAATTTAAAACTTTCTTGGATTTTATCATGTGGCATTACTGGATCGAGTCTGTGACGCTAAACTTTATAGTGAGACGGATTATA encodes:
- the LOC110632974 gene encoding probable fructokinase-7 isoform X2, with the protein product MLIDFVPTVGGVSLAEAPAFKKAPGGAPANVAVCISRLGGSSAFIGKLGDDDFGYMLADILKQNNVNHSGVRFDPSARTALAFVTLRADGEREFLFFRHPSADMLLHESELDMNLLKQARIFHYGSISLIAEPCRSAHLAAMRIAKSSGSILSYDPNLRLALWPSPEDARKGIMSIWEQADVIKISEEEITFLTGGDDPNDDNVVLKKLFHPNLKLLVVTEGSEGCRYYTKEFKGRVAGVKVKPVDTTGAGDAFVGGILSCLASDLCLLKDEKRLRDALLFANGCGAVTVTERGAIPALPTKEAVLKLLGKVPA
- the LOC110632974 gene encoding probable fructokinase-7 isoform X1; translated protein: MAPNHNTDDSKDHASKLKGRSKDDISLVVCFGEMLIDFVPTVGGVSLAEAPAFKKAPGGAPANVAVCISRLGGSSAFIGKLGDDDFGYMLADILKQNNVNHSGVRFDPSARTALAFVTLRADGEREFLFFRHPSADMLLHESELDMNLLKQARIFHYGSISLIAEPCRSAHLAAMRIAKSSGSILSYDPNLRLALWPSPEDARKGIMSIWEQADVIKISEEEITFLTGGDDPNDDNVVLKKLFHPNLKLLVVTEGSEGCRYYTKEFKGRVAGVKVKPVDTTGAGDAFVGGILSCLASDLCLLKDEKRLRDALLFANGCGAVTVTERGAIPALPTKEAVLKLLGKVPA